A stretch of the Bacillus anthracis str. Vollum genome encodes the following:
- a CDS encoding potassium channel family protein, with protein sequence MGEKEKEFAVIGLGRFGGSICRELAQLGMEVMAIDSDEDKINEFANIASHAVIADSTDEMVLKSLGIRNFDHVVVAIGDNLNSSILTTLILKELGVKNITVKAQNDYHEKVLSKIGADHIVHPERDMGKRIANNIASSNVLDYLELSDEHSIVEIIANKKIDGHSLIELDIRAKFGLNIVAIKRGKEVIVSPRATENIQAGDILIVIGHDDEVDRFKHFLR encoded by the coding sequence GTGGGTGAAAAAGAGAAAGAATTTGCTGTCATTGGGCTTGGGCGTTTTGGTGGAAGTATTTGCCGGGAACTTGCTCAATTAGGTATGGAAGTAATGGCAATTGACTCTGATGAGGATAAAATTAATGAGTTTGCAAATATAGCTTCGCATGCTGTAATTGCAGATTCAACAGATGAGATGGTATTAAAAAGTCTTGGTATTCGTAATTTTGATCATGTAGTTGTTGCTATTGGAGATAACTTAAATTCAAGTATTTTAACAACATTAATTCTGAAAGAGTTAGGTGTAAAAAATATTACTGTAAAAGCTCAAAATGATTACCATGAAAAAGTATTAAGTAAAATAGGGGCAGATCACATTGTGCATCCAGAGCGTGATATGGGAAAAAGGATTGCTAATAATATTGCATCAAGTAATGTGTTAGACTACCTTGAGCTTTCAGATGAGCATAGTATTGTAGAGATTATTGCAAATAAAAAAATTGATGGGCATTCTTTAATTGAATTAGATATTCGTGCGAAGTTTGGATTGAATATTGTAGCAATTAAACGTGGAAAAGAAGTTATTGTATCTCCTCGAGCTACGGAAAATATTCAAGCGGGAGATATATTAATTGTAATTGGTCATGACGATGAAGTAGATCGTTTCAAGCACTTTTTAAGATAA